In Sphingobacterium sp. SYP-B4668, the sequence TTGGTATTATCACCTTCCAATTTGACGTCAAGCTCCAATACAAAATCCCCATACTCTTGTTCGGTAATCAAAAATGAATTGGGTGTACCCTTAGTCATTCGTCCGACGATCGCACCATCTTCAATTTTATAGGGAGCATTCCCTCCCACTGTCTTCCATCCTGTCAGACTCTTTCCATCAAACAAAGGCTTCCATTTCTCTTCATTTTGTCCTTTCGACGTGTTATTACAAGCTGTCAGTAAAAAAATCGAAGCAAGGGTACACCATGTCCATCCTCTACTTGTACTAAAAATTTTCTGCTTTACCATTAATCTATAATTTTGTAAAATATAAATACTTATTTATGTGATTCAAACAACAATTGCAATCTATATGACCAAAAAAGGGTCGATAATCCTTCTTCCTGTTTAATTGGAAGCCTACTTTAACTCGCGTCCAATACACCTCTAAAGTACCCAGCAGATTCGGCAATACCAGCCAAAGGATCTTTCATATCCTTTTCAAACTCCAAACTACAGACACCTGGATATTTAATCTTCTTCAACGCAAGGACAAACTTAGGGATGTCGATCACTCCCCTACCCAATTCACACGTCTTACCGTCTGCACTTGCAGCCGTAACATTTTTCAAATGGATATCAAAGATTCTATGCTTATATCTAACCAAATCTTTAATAGAATCTTGCCCGTCCCTGACATTGTGTCCCATATCAAAGCACATCCCCATTCGAGCGTCCAAGTCCTTAACATGGTTATAGATTACTGTAGCATTGGGATAGATTTTATCTTCTGGGCCATGATTATGGATCGCATATCGGATGTTATATGCTTTTGTTTTTTCGGCTATATACTCCAAATCCTTAATCTCAGGTATGCCAATGACTAAATCAACGCCCACACGCTTTGCATATTCAAATGCACTGTCTATTTCCTCTCTCTTCTTCATATATATAGGCCCCACGGCGTAGCCCTTAACATTAACCGCCGCCAATTGTTTGTGAAAGGCCTCTATCTCCGCTGCCGTACTCTTATAGGGCAGATGAAAGTCTTTAATGCATAGATAATGAACATCCATCCTTTTCATCATCGCTAAAGATTGTTCTAAATTAAAATTGACAAAACTGTATCCTGCTATTCCCAATTTGATGGACTGTTTGCTATCCTTATTCTGCACAGGCGAGGCCCATGCATTGGATATTAGGGATGTTCCGGCATATGCAGCAGATAAGCTGAATAAACTCTTACGGATGAAGTTTCTTCTTGAATTCATGGTAATCTATTTTATTTAACTCGCTAAAAAAGTGGTTTGCAATGTCATACAATTTCCCCTGCTGAAATTAAAATCGACAATTGTCAAATCCTAAGACGTCATCTAATAACAGGAGATGGTTTATACCGATCGGTTTACGCTATAAGTAATCCGGATACACAATAATATCAATTTTCACCCCCATTTTTACGGAAAGTGAGGTATTTATTTACGAAAACGTTTTAGAGTACAAACAGAAAAAAACGGAAAATAGAGATTCCGGAATAAAATATTTAGAGGAGCCAGAAAATACGCATATTGGCCCCTTCAATCTTCTGGGTGAAGATTGAAGGGGCTCTATATACTAAATCTTACGCAAGTACCCGGGCTTGTTCATGGCATTGTCTAAAGAGTATCGGCCAGAGCCGATAACTAGAAATACCAACAACAAGATGAGGACGATTGCCGAAAGCCAAAATTCGGAATTCAAAAAGCTAAACCCGTTTGTGATGTTCACAAAAAATACGGCTCCAATAAGGATGGGTAGTTGAAAAACAACGGCGATTCGTGTTGAAAATCCTAAGGCGATAAAAATACCTCCTACCAAGTGCGCAAATGCAACATAATGTACGGCTGACCAGATAGACAACTGAAAATGTGTCCTTTCAATCAGTCGCGCAACGGAGTCAGTATCCGAGATGAAACTCACCCCCTTTACAAAAATGATGACACCAAGGACAATTCTAACAACATCCAACCACCGAGGATGATGGGTATCTCCCCAATGTTCAATCCTGTGTACTAGATTCATAATGACCTCCTTTTTAATTGGTTATATAAAGTTAACGAAAAAAAACTGGATAAAGTACTTCAAAAATCGTCCTATTTTTCAAAACATCAACGGTGGATACTATTCTCCAAACAGCAAAACATTAAAAAGTCGCATGCATTATTCTTACGGTTAACACACATACGGTACACATAAAGCCATTAAGCTGAAAATGAAAGAAATAAAAAGTAAAAGCCTGAAGCTATCATTTGTGGCGCTATATATGACAAAACAGGGAACTGGTATCCCCTATTCGAATAGAGAGTGAAAGAGCGCGATATACACGGCTATTTGGCAGTAAGGGCAACCCAATCGGATTTGAACAAGCGTAAAGATAAGGTGTTAATCTACCTCAATCAAGAGAAAGTCTTGGACACTATCGTGATTCTCTAACTGGATAATATCCCCCTCGTAGGCGCCAATCAATGAGCGATAGAGACTATTGTCAAAATCCTCCAAAGTAATCTGGAAGTGAAGAATGGTATTACCTTGAAGAGAACGCAATTTAATCTTGGAATTAATGCCAACCAAATCCTTCAGTTGGGACCAATCATTCCTTTCAGAACCTCCACTTGACTGACGGATATCCGCTGATGAATCTGCACGCTGTATTTTCTTAAACCTCATGACCTTATACCTAAATAATCCGATAATGACTTACAATATGTATAAGGCAAAACTAGGAAAATAAAATCTACCAAACAAGTAGATTTTATTTTCCAAATTAATTCCAGCAAGTAGGCTGTGCTTGATTCCCGGAAATCGTATAACTAAGAATCTTAAATAGTAGAGGTCCCGTCTGCTGTCTGTACTTTTATAACAGTTACATCTTTCCCAAATTGCTTCACATACTGATCACTTATCAGCCTCACCAACTCATCGACATATGCAGATTCAACAATATTAATAGTACAACCACCAAAGCCACCTCCCATCATTCGGGAACCCAATACTTGAGGTAGTGGACGGACGATATCCACTAAAAAGTCTAATTCAGGACAACTGACTTCATAGGCTTTGCTCAATCCATCATGGGTATCAAACATATACCGACCCAAGAGGGGAATATCCCCTTCTTGTAGACTCTTGCATGCCAACTGGAGACGTTCGATTTCCTCCACAACAAAGCGAGCTTTAGTATATACTTCTATATCTCGTTCTTTGACATACGCGTCCAACATCGCCACATTTGCATCTCGCAGACTGTCGACTTCTGGATGGTTTACTCGAATCCATTCAACAGCCTGCTCACATTGCTCCCTCCGCGTATTATAGGCTGTAGAGGCCAAAGAATGTTTGACGTTAGAATTGAATAATACGATTGTATACCCATCTAATTTTAAGGGAACATATTCAAACTCCAACGATCTACAATCTAGCTTGATCACGTGGTCTTTTTTTCCGAATGTAGAGGCAAATTGATCCATGATACCACATTTGACGCCTGCATATGTATGCTCCGCCAACTGTCCTATCTTAGGAATTTCCAATCTAGGGATATCCAAGGCAAACAACTCATTCAAGGCCAACGTTGTGGCACATTCGACAGCTGCAGAAGAGGAAAGTCCAGCCCCCAATGGAATATCACCGTCAATGTAAAGGTTAAATCCTTCAACTACATGTCCTCGCTGAACCAATTGATCAACCACACCAAGAATATAGTTGGGCCAATGCTTTTCTGTCGGAGCCCGCTCCGACAATTCAACTTCATATCGTTCTTGATAATCCTCCGCATACAAACAAATGCGTAAATCGGAACGCTTGGACACCGCAACATATACCGCTTTATCAATGGCCGCAGGTAGAACGAACCCTCCGTTATAGTCTGTATGTTCGCCTATGATATTAATCCGCCCTGGTGAACGGACTACTAATGGTGTAGAATGAAAAATAGATTGGAATTTATGTTGGATTGTATCTTTAGTAATCATGTTAAACAGTTTTGTAATGTATCGTCGAGCACGCTCTTAATTGTTGAGCTGCAAATTCGGGTGTAATGTCGCGTTGGGGATTGGCCAACATCTCGTACCCTACCATGAATTTTTTAACCGTTGCGGAACGTAATAATGGTGGATAGAAATGCATGTGCCAATGCCATTCGGGGAAATCTCCACTATTGACCGGAGCCTGATGCATACCGGCGGAATACGGGAACGATGTCTTAAATAGATTGTCATAACGTGTGGTCAGCAACTTCAATATGGAAGCTAGATCGTCCTTCTCTTGTCCGGTGAAATCAGTAATATGCTGAACAGCTCTTTTACTGACCACCATCATTTCGTAAGGCCAAGATGCCCAAAAGGGCACAAGTGAGACAAACGAATCGTTTTCATCAATAATACGCACTTCCTTTTGAAGCTCCGCTTGAAGATATGCCGTCAACAATGTTTTACCATATTTCTCAAAATATGTTTTTTGTCGCAAAGATTCTTTTTGAAGCTCTTCGGGTATGCCATTTTGCGCCCAAATCTGTCCATGTGGATGCGGATTGCTACAGCCCATTATAGCCCCTTTATTTTCAAATATCTGAATGTACTTAATCCAACCATTGCTAGATAAATCGCGATACTCCTGTTGCCAAACGTCCACTACAGCCCTAATGGCGGCTACCTCCATTTCGGGTAAGGTCAAGTCATGACGAGGGGAGAAACTGATGACTTTACAGATTCCTTTTGCCACATCGGCAACAAATAAATCGTCTTCGTTGACAGCCCCATCAGGTGTCTCACTTAATAAAGCAGAGAAATCATTGACAAATACAAAACTTGCTTTATAATCGGGATTGGTATCTCCATCGGCTCTCACATTGGTCGGGCATAAGTAGCACTTCGGGTCATATGCTGGCCTTGAGTCTTGTGGGATATCCTCTACTTGACCCTGCCAAGGTCTCTTACTTCGATGCGGAGAGACCAATACGCGCTCTCCGGTCAATATATTCAATCGGGTATGTGGATCTGAAGCAAGTTCAAATTCAGTATGTTTCATAAGGATGTTAGCGTTTTTTTATTAAGTTCTAGTCTTCAATAGCTAAAAAGTAATCTTACCAAAAAAGAGTGTAAAGAGCTGCTGTGATACCGAGTACAATCAGTGCGCCGACAGCGAAAGAAGTGCTGGTTTTAAACATCTTGGTGTCTATCTCGAGCCCATTAGGTACTACTCCTCTACGATTATCAATGAAACTAATAATCACCATACCTATCACACAGGCGATGAAAACAAATCCAACTCTGTCGATAAACGGAATTTCGTATATACCGCTCGCCGTCTTCACAGAGAACCCTGTGGACGCAAGAAAGGACAAATCAACATATTTTGGAAGAAATTTGAGGATGATAGACATAAGGAAACCTCCGATGGTGGCAAACAAAGCAGCATTGGAAGTTGTTTTTTTCCAGAAAAACCCCAATAAGAACATGGCAAATATCCCTGGTGAAACAAAGCCTGTGTATTCTTGTATATATTGGAATCCGCCCTTTTTATCGATTCCCAAATGAGGAGCAATCAATATAGCCAACACCATAGAAATCACGATGACAATCTTTCCTACGTTAACCAATTTTCTCTCAGATGCGTCCTTATCGAATAGCTTTTTGTATATATCCAAAGTAAATATAGTCGCCACACTATTCGCCTTTCCAGCGAGTGAGGCCACTACAGCTGCTGTTAATGCCGCGAAAGAAAGTCCTTTTAGTCCGGTAGGTAACAAGCTCAATAATACCGGGTAAGCCCTATCAGGGTTTAGTTCGCCATTAGCCAACATCTCCTTTTGAAAAAGCCCGTCATTATACAATACCAATGCTGCAATACCGGGAAGTACCACGATGATAGGCATCAGAAGTTTAAGAACAGCAGCAAATAGCAAACCTCCTCTAGCGGTTTCTAAACTTGCACCCAACGCGCGCTGGGTAATATACTGATTACAGCCCCAATAACTTAAGTTAATCACCCACATACCTCCTATCAATACACTCAGGCCTGGTAAATCTATGTAATTTTCATTTTCAGGCTTCAATATCATGTGGAAGTGATCGGCAGCTTTGTCTTGCACCAAGGCGAATCCGTCCAAAATACCGGAGCCTCCAAAATGGTCAGATACCAGATTTAGTGCTAGATAGGTAGTGGCCAAGCCACCAAGGATCAAGAAGAAAACCTGCACCACATCAGTATATCCAATCACCTTCATCCCACCTAACGTAATAATGATGGCAAAGACCGCTAATCCAATCATACACATGTTAAAATCTAATCCAGAGATACTGGATACAGCCAACGCTCCTAAGAATAAAATAGACGTGAGATTGACGACAATGTATAACAATAGCCAGAATACAGCCATAATCATGGACACAGTGCCATTGTATCTCTGATTGAGAAACTGAGGCATCGTAAATATCTTATTCTTAAGATAGACGGGTAGAAAGAATACGGCTACGACAATAAGCGTGGCGGCTGCCATCCATTCGTAAGTGGCTATAGCCAGACCTATTTTGAAGCCCGAGCCACTCATCCCAATAAATTGCTCTGCCGAAATATTGGAAGCAATCAATGACGCGCCAATGGCCCACCAAGTCAATGACCCCTCGGCCAAAAAGTAATCTTTTGAGCCGCCAGAAGCTGATTTTTTCTTATAGTAAATATATAGACCGTAACCGGCTACAATAATAAAATAGAATAGGAAAACGATATAATCCTGTGTTTGCATAATATATAGATATTCAAAGTTTATAAACTGGTATGGCTTCCTAACTTGAGGTCGATTATAATGTAAAAATACATATCGGTTGAACAGATGCTATTCATTATTTTCCAGCGTCAAGACAATAGGTGTTGCATATTTATATTGGGTCACAAAGCGAGGCAATTGCCTTGTTTGTAAAAATTACACTAAGCTAGAATAATCTTGCGAGAAATCATAGTTATTTTTGGTGGTTTTTGTCTCAATTAGTATCACAATTGTCTCATTATACATGATAAAAATGGTCTCTGGCAGTGGTTCTGATGTTTGTAACCCGATTCTGCGGGGCACGACTTTGGAATATGCCATACAGCTACCCATACATTTTTTCCACAAAAAGGGGGATGCACCGTTCAAAACTTAACATCTTCCAAAGAATTGGACAATAAAAAAAATCATCCTAATGAGAAGAAGGATGATGAATGCACGGCAGTTGGAAGCCACGAGCATCAAGCTGTCACAGGACGCTGTTTAAATAGTTTGTATTTCTTGATTTCCTCAGAGAGCTTGGCTACAGCATAGCCCACGATAGTCACATCATCCAACCAACCTACAACAGGTAGCACGTCTGGCACGGCGTCTAAGGGGGATATAACATACACAATTGTAGCAATGATGACCGACATATTCCACTTATTCATATGATAACGTCCTGCAAATACATCTTTACACATTGCAATGAGGAGTTTGAACTCGTCAACCTT encodes:
- a CDS encoding sugar phosphate isomerase/epimerase family protein, coding for MNSRRNFIRKSLFSLSAAYAGTSLISNAWASPVQNKDSKQSIKLGIAGYSFVNFNLEQSLAMMKRMDVHYLCIKDFHLPYKSTAAEIEAFHKQLAAVNVKGYAVGPIYMKKREEIDSAFEYAKRVGVDLVIGIPEIKDLEYIAEKTKAYNIRYAIHNHGPEDKIYPNATVIYNHVKDLDARMGMCFDMGHNVRDGQDSIKDLVRYKHRIFDIHLKNVTAASADGKTCELGRGVIDIPKFVLALKKIKYPGVCSLEFEKDMKDPLAGIAESAGYFRGVLDAS
- a CDS encoding DoxX family protein; this translates as MNLVHRIEHWGDTHHPRWLDVVRIVLGVIIFVKGVSFISDTDSVARLIERTHFQLSIWSAVHYVAFAHLVGGIFIALGFSTRIAVVFQLPILIGAVFFVNITNGFSFLNSEFWLSAIVLILLLVFLVIGSGRYSLDNAMNKPGYLRKI
- the galK gene encoding galactokinase, yielding MITKDTIQHKFQSIFHSTPLVVRSPGRINIIGEHTDYNGGFVLPAAIDKAVYVAVSKRSDLRICLYAEDYQERYEVELSERAPTEKHWPNYILGVVDQLVQRGHVVEGFNLYIDGDIPLGAGLSSSAAVECATTLALNELFALDIPRLEIPKIGQLAEHTYAGVKCGIMDQFASTFGKKDHVIKLDCRSLEFEYVPLKLDGYTIVLFNSNVKHSLASTAYNTRREQCEQAVEWIRVNHPEVDSLRDANVAMLDAYVKERDIEVYTKARFVVEEIERLQLACKSLQEGDIPLLGRYMFDTHDGLSKAYEVSCPELDFLVDIVRPLPQVLGSRMMGGGFGGCTINIVESAYVDELVRLISDQYVKQFGKDVTVIKVQTADGTSTI
- a CDS encoding UDP-glucose--hexose-1-phosphate uridylyltransferase, which codes for MKHTEFELASDPHTRLNILTGERVLVSPHRSKRPWQGQVEDIPQDSRPAYDPKCYLCPTNVRADGDTNPDYKASFVFVNDFSALLSETPDGAVNEDDLFVADVAKGICKVISFSPRHDLTLPEMEVAAIRAVVDVWQQEYRDLSSNGWIKYIQIFENKGAIMGCSNPHPHGQIWAQNGIPEELQKESLRQKTYFEKYGKTLLTAYLQAELQKEVRIIDENDSFVSLVPFWASWPYEMMVVSKRAVQHITDFTGQEKDDLASILKLLTTRYDNLFKTSFPYSAGMHQAPVNSGDFPEWHWHMHFYPPLLRSATVKKFMVGYEMLANPQRDITPEFAAQQLRACSTIHYKTV
- a CDS encoding sodium/sugar symporter; protein product: MQTQDYIVFLFYFIIVAGYGLYIYYKKKSASGGSKDYFLAEGSLTWWAIGASLIASNISAEQFIGMSGSGFKIGLAIATYEWMAAATLIVVAVFFLPVYLKNKIFTMPQFLNQRYNGTVSMIMAVFWLLLYIVVNLTSILFLGALAVSSISGLDFNMCMIGLAVFAIIITLGGMKVIGYTDVVQVFFLILGGLATTYLALNLVSDHFGGSGILDGFALVQDKAADHFHMILKPENENYIDLPGLSVLIGGMWVINLSYWGCNQYITQRALGASLETARGGLLFAAVLKLLMPIIVVLPGIAALVLYNDGLFQKEMLANGELNPDRAYPVLLSLLPTGLKGLSFAALTAAVVASLAGKANSVATIFTLDIYKKLFDKDASERKLVNVGKIVIVISMVLAILIAPHLGIDKKGGFQYIQEYTGFVSPGIFAMFLLGFFWKKTTSNAALFATIGGFLMSIILKFLPKYVDLSFLASTGFSVKTASGIYEIPFIDRVGFVFIACVIGMVIISFIDNRRGVVPNGLEIDTKMFKTSTSFAVGALIVLGITAALYTLFW
- a CDS encoding YkvA family protein → MKKTYFNKAMLLFELFKNHKINAGDLDMAENKASYLDGKVDEFKLLIAMCKDVFAGRYHMNKWNMSVIIATIVYVISPLDAVPDVLPVVGWLDDVTIVGYAVAKLSEEIKKYKLFKQRPVTA